AGACTCTACCAGGAgtaccaacaacaatttGAGCACCGGCATTCAATGCTTCAATGTCTTCGCCCATTGGCTTACCACCAATACATGCATGGACAGTGACGTCCATATGCAAAGCAATGGAGACAACaactctttgaatttgcaaTGCCAATTCTCTAGTTGGTGCCATAATTAAAGCTTGGGTCTTCTTGACGGTTTCGTCAATTCTCTGCAATGCAGAAATGGAGAAGGTTGCAGTCTTACCTGTACCGGACTGTGCTTGTGCTAGAACATCTCTACCAGAGACAATTGGCAAGATTGCCCTTTGTTGAATAGCAGATGGCGCTTCAAAACCTAAACCGAAAATACCTCTAATGATTTCTGGTTTCAAGTTCATTTGGTCAAAAGTGGTTGCAACTTCATCGTAGTTGGTTTCAATGGTGCCTTCTGGGCTGGCAAGTGGCTTTTCTTCAGTAGACATGGCTATTGGGCACTGTTTGTTTGCTAAATGCTAGAAGTTCAAAGGATtcaaagagagaaaagagTTACAAGTACTACAAAGTATGAAAAGTGGGAAAATGTGGGCAAAGGCTCTCCCATTTCCCATTTCCCGTTTCTCATTTCCaccttgtttttttttttttttttttttttgcttttgaCGGTGGTTGTTAAATTTTCacccattttttttctctcaCTGTTTCCACTATAagcaaaaaagaaaaaaaaaacaaaaaaaaaaattttttttgatggaaaatAATCTTTGAGTGCGGCAAGGCCGGGTAACTAATACAAGGATATGACAACAGTAAAGAGACGGAGTATTTGAATGGTAAGCTAGGGAGGACAATGTCGAGTAGACGGAGAGAAGGTATATGAGTGTATGTGGAATGAGGAATGGAGATAGGTGAGAGCATTACAACAAGAGAACGGTGCATACAGATATAGTTAGTCAGAGAGTAACACGGTGTATTTTgattatatatatatatatataaatgtatTAATATATATGGCTTTTCAGTTTGTGTTATAAAGGTTTCTTAACGAGAGTAAGACCAGACATTGTGGATCAAACCGTCTTGTTGGGCCAATCTGTTGATTTGGTCGTCAGCCTCACCTCTGGATCTAATGAAACCGGACAATGCGTACAAGGTGTTGGAGTCTGGGATAGCTCTACCTTCTTCGTCGACATTAGCGA
The window above is part of the Pichia kudriavzevii chromosome 1, complete sequence genome. Proteins encoded here:
- a CDS encoding uncharacterized protein (PKUD0A07120; similar to Saccharomyces cerevisiae YJL136C (RPS21B) and YKR057W (RPS21A); ancestral locus Anc_1.213), with the protein product MQNDKGELVELYIPRKCSATNRVIKAKDHASVQIAVANVDEEGRAIPDSNTLYALSGFIRSRGEADDQINRLAQQDGLIHNVWSYSR